From a region of the Salvelinus alpinus chromosome 2, SLU_Salpinus.1, whole genome shotgun sequence genome:
- the LOC139554031 gene encoding zinc finger protein 22-like isoform X1 — translation MTKLQYLNVYLTERLMQAAGEILRVVADTISEYQEEIARTKRENKYLKRQLNTPVLSLEQQSPPEQQYCEQESCPSIGQEDLETTQIKEELGTSQEEEQLQVPESDTKEDSISTLPCVKNDEDRPQPSHLSRTKTVENSVRESLLTNTTGQIKTEPDGYGVLLSEPTSDSPQSQPVSEVSPDSSRTQSQNTENTESVPIVLRDLERRPEEDTQTHSCTQCGAVFCELSQLEAHMPSHTVPDSGDTSHRQIMCTVCWKSFTSTSYLKVHQRSHTKEKPFHCGVCGKSFSYSGKFREHQRIHTGERPYRCHVCGKRFNQSAHLKAHLRVHTGEKPYSCPVCGKGFSQSGQIKGHLRTHIQGR, via the exons ATGACTAAATTACAATATCTGAATGTGTATCTAACTGAGCGTCTCATGCAAGCTGCTGGGGAAATACTAAGAGTTGTCGCAGACACAATCTCCGAGTACCAGGAAGAAATAGCccggacaaagagagagaacaaataccTGAAACGACAACTGAACACACCAGTTCTATCGCTGG AGCAGCAAAGTCCACCTGAGCAGCAGTACTGTGAGCAGGAGTCGTGCCCCAGTATTGGCCAGGAGGACCTTGAGACCACACAGATTAAAGAGGAACTCGGGACCAGTCAAGAGGAAGAGCAGCTTCAAGTACCGGAGTctgataccaaagaagactccATATCTACTCTTCCCTGTGTGAAAAATGATGAGGACCGACCTCAGCCTTCACATCTCTCCAGAACCAAAACTGTGGAGAACAGTGTGAGGGAGTCTCTACTGACCAACACAACTGGACAGATCAAAACAGAACCTGATGGCTATGGAGTATTACTATCAGAACCAACCAGTGACTCCCCTCAGTCTCAGCCCGTCTCTGAAGTAAGTCCAGACTCTTCTAGAACACAAAGTCAGAACACTGAGAACACGGAAAGTGTTCCTATTGTTCTGAGAGATCTAGAAAGGAGACCAGAGGAggatacacagacacactcatgtACTCAGTGTGGAGCCGTGTTCTGTGAGCTATCCCAACTGGAGGCACACATGCCATCCCACACAGTACCAGACAGTGGTGACACTAGTCACAGGCAAATCATGTGCACAGTCTGTTGGAAGTCATTCACCTCTACCAGTTACCTCAAGGTCCACCAGCGTTCTCACACTAAGGAAAAGCCCTttcactgtggtgtgtgtggcAAGAGCTTCAGCTACTCAGGGAAGTTCAGGGAACACCAGcggattcacacaggagagagaccttACCGCTGCCACGTGTGTGGTAAACGCTTCAACCAGTCAGCCCACCTGAAGGCCCACCTGAGGGTACACACGGGGGAGAAACCCTACTCCTGTCCTGTCTGTGGGAAAGGATTCAGTCAGTCTGGACAGATCAAGGGACACCTCAGAACTCACATCCAAGGGAGGTAG
- the LOC139554014 gene encoding uncharacterized protein isoform X2 codes for MTKLQFLNVFLTERLMLAAQEIYKQVEETILEYQEEIIQGKRENDQLRRKFGIPWPDREPFAPVESEEEGGIGQKQEPEPRQTMEKQEGRTRNEENQFRGPDSQSRFTPSNGNDDYDQNPPQHTSLSQFQTHTGESREGGSLSSSSTSKPIKTETEGLGVCPFDPSSDPNTFSSSVNLDLSAAQSENSDYENTDDFWCCAVWREGQEEVEGVVPSTWVVGRKVLWPPANGRKALKERHKPGANWTTYDLVKVKLFSESLEECEGYSRSSDELTDNGDSEPNAQKKKRRRRKRRTGTDQIPQGGPSGDGRIHTGSSNSPPLKRRVMTKSGTLEESSGALEAEPQLDPSELRGLDDALNKESYLIEGPHSSDAWDAVFPTSQSREGTFLSGQDMMGNLLNSTQSFPLPNDQFQEQVLGLLVDIRQSVWDLGGRVGVLEHWGGSRGSGTDFHFDVCRTYEDMANLEKVLEPPEVAAQMKQFLSRIGGNTLRENVTRVMERLMTNELMSTFNMKGRKGTKKSFLTHSLSKIIIDSIMITHPYATESAVMHLMANVLKYAPDRRGGGGRPPRQSPQVPHTQRQQHIQQHINIKQEQDY; via the exons ATGACCAAATTAcagtttctaaatgtatttttgacCGAACGGTTGATGTTAGCCGCCCAAGAGATATATAAGCAAGTGGAAGAGACAATATTAGAATACCAGGAAGAAATAatccagggaaagagagagaatgatcaaTTGAGACGCAAGTTTGGGATTCCATGGCCAG ACCGAGAGCCCTTTGCTCCTGTAGAAtctgaggaggagggaggcatTGGGCAAAAGCAGGAACCAGAGCCAAGGCAGACTATGGAGAAACAGGAGGGAAGGACCAGGAATGAGGAAAATCAGTTTAGAGGACCGGACTCTCAGTCTAGATTCACTCCTTCCAATGGAAACGATGACTATGATCAGAACCCACCTCAACACACCTCACTCAGTCAGTTCCAAACTCACAccggggagagtagagagggaggctctCTGTCCAGCTCATCAACATCCAAACCAATCAAAACAGAGACTGAAGGACTGGGTGTTTGTCCATTTGATCCGTCAAGTGACCCCAATACATTCTCTTCGTCAGTGAACCTTGACCTTTCAGCAGCACAGAGTGAGAACAGT GACTATGAAAACACGGATGACTTCTGGTGCTGTGCGGTGTGGAGGGAAGgccaggaggaggtggagggtgtGGTTCCCAGTACCTGGGTGGTGGGCAGGAAGGTCCTGTGGCCTCCAGCCAATGGGAGGAAAGCTCTGAAAGAGAGACACAAGCCAGGAGCCAATTGGACGACGTATGACCTTGTTAAGGTCAAACTATTCTCAG AATCTCTGGAAGAGTGTGAAGGCTACAGTAGGTCCAGTGATGAGCTCACTGACAACGGAGATAGTGAGCCCAAcgcgcagaagaagaagaggaggaggaggaagaggaggacgg GCACTGATCAGATACCTCAAGGAGGACCCAGTGGAGATGGAAGGATACACACAG GATCATCAAACTCTCCTCCGCTGAAGAGGAGAGTGATGACGAAATCTGGAACCCTGGAGGAGAGTTCTGGAGCTCTAGAAGCAGAACCTCAGCTGGATCCGTCTGAGCTCAGAGG CCTTGACGACGCACTCAACAAGGAGAGCTACCTCATAGAGGGACCACACTCTTCTGACGCAT GGGATGCTGTTTTTCCAACCTCTCAGTCCAGAGAGGGAACATTCCTAAG TGGACAGGATATGATGGGAAACCTGCTGAATTCAACCCAAAGTTTTCCTCTTCCAAATGACC AGTTCCAGGAGCAGGTCCTGGGTCTGCTGGTGGACATCAGACAGTCAGTGTGGGATCTAGGAGGAAGGGTGGGAGTTCTAGAACACTGGGGTGGTTCTAGGGGTTCTGGAACAGATTTCCATTTTGACGTGTGCAGAACCTACGAGGACATGGCCAACCTGGAGAAAGTTCTAGAGCCTCCTGAGGTAGCTGCCCAGATG AAACAGTTCCTGAGCAGGATTGGTGGGAACACCTTGAGGGAAAATGTCACCAGGGTGATGGAGAG GCTGATGACCAATGAACTGATGAGTACCTTCAACATGAAAGGAAGGAAAGGAACCAAGAAGAGTTTTCTCACACACTCCCTTAGCAAAATCATTATTG ACAGCATCATGATCACCCACCCGTACGCCACAGAGTCTGCTGTGATGCACCTGATGGCCAACGTACTGAAGTATGCCCCAGACCGACGCGGAGGAGGAGGCAGACCCCCCAGACAGTCACCCCAGGTCCCCCATACCCAGAGACAGCAACACATCCAGCAACACATCAACATCAAACAGGAGCAAGACTATTAA
- the LOC139554031 gene encoding zinc finger protein 22-like isoform X2 encodes MTKLQYLNVYLTERLMQAAGEILRVVADTISEYQEEIARTKRENKYLKRQLNTPVLSLAPQPILSCVSEQQSPPEQQYCEQESCPSIGQEDLETTQIKEELGTSQEEEQLQVPESDTKEDSISTLPCVKNDEDRPQPSHLSRTKTVENSVRESLLTNTTGQIKTEPDGYGVLLSEPTSDSPQSQPVSEVSPDSSRTQSQNTENTESVPIVLRDLERRPEEDTQTHSCTQCGAVFCELSQLEAHMPSHTVPDSGDTSHRQIMCTVCWKSFTSTSYLKVHQRSHTKEKPFHCGVCGKSFSYSGKFREHQRIHTGERPYRCHVCGKRFNQSAHLKAHLRVHTGEKPYSCPVCGKGFSQSGQIKGHLRTHIQGR; translated from the exons ATGACTAAATTACAATATCTGAATGTGTATCTAACTGAGCGTCTCATGCAAGCTGCTGGGGAAATACTAAGAGTTGTCGCAGACACAATCTCCGAGTACCAGGAAGAAATAGCccggacaaagagagagaacaaataccTGAAACGACAACTGAACACACCAGTTCTATCGCTGG CCCCTCAGCCCATACTGTCTTGTGTCTCAGAGCAGCAAAGTCCACCTGAGCAGCAGTACTGTGAGCAGGAGTCGTGCCCCAGTATTGGCCAGGAGGACCTTGAGACCACACAGATTAAAGAGGAACTCGGGACCAGTCAAGAGGAAGAGCAGCTTCAAGTACCGGAGTctgataccaaagaagactccATATCTACTCTTCCCTGTGTGAAAAATGATGAGGACCGACCTCAGCCTTCACATCTCTCCAGAACCAAAACTGTGGAGAACAGTGTGAGGGAGTCTCTACTGACCAACACAACTGGACAGATCAAAACAGAACCTGATGGCTATGGAGTATTACTATCAGAACCAACCAGTGACTCCCCTCAGTCTCAGCCCGTCTCTGAAGTAAGTCCAGACTCTTCTAGAACACAAAGTCAGAACACTGAGAACACGGAAAGTGTTCCTATTGTTCTGAGAGATCTAGAAAGGAGACCAGAGGAggatacacagacacactcatgtACTCAGTGTGGAGCCGTGTTCTGTGAGCTATCCCAACTGGAGGCACACATGCCATCCCACACAGTACCAGACAGTGGTGACACTAGTCACAGGCAAATCATGTGCACAGTCTGTTGGAAGTCATTCACCTCTACCAGTTACCTCAAGGTCCACCAGCGTTCTCACACTAAGGAAAAGCCCTttcactgtggtgtgtgtggcAAGAGCTTCAGCTACTCAGGGAAGTTCAGGGAACACCAGcggattcacacaggagagagaccttACCGCTGCCACGTGTGTGGTAAACGCTTCAACCAGTCAGCCCACCTGAAGGCCCACCTGAGGGTACACACGGGGGAGAAACCCTACTCCTGTCCTGTCTGTGGGAAAGGATTCAGTCAGTCTGGACAGATCAAGGGACACCTCAGAACTCACATCCAAGGGAGGTAG
- the LOC139554014 gene encoding uncharacterized protein isoform X1, whose protein sequence is MTKLQFLNVFLTERLMLAAQEIYKQVEETILEYQEEIIQGKRENDQLRRKFGIPWPDREPFAPVESEEEGGIGQKQEPEPRQTMEKQEGRTRNEENQFRGPDSQSRFTPSNGNDDYDQNPPQHTSLSQFQTHTGESREGGSLSSSSTSKPIKTETEGLGVCPFDPSSDPNTFSSSVNLDLSAAQSENSDYENTDDFWCCAVWREGQEEVEGVVPSTWVVGRKVLWPPANGRKALKERHKPGANWTTYDLVKVKLFSESLEECEGYSRSSDELTDNGDSEPNAQKKKRRRRKRRTGEGHVTGTDQIPQGGPSGDGRIHTGSSNSPPLKRRVMTKSGTLEESSGALEAEPQLDPSELRGLDDALNKESYLIEGPHSSDAWDAVFPTSQSREGTFLSGQDMMGNLLNSTQSFPLPNDQFQEQVLGLLVDIRQSVWDLGGRVGVLEHWGGSRGSGTDFHFDVCRTYEDMANLEKVLEPPEVAAQMKQFLSRIGGNTLRENVTRVMERLMTNELMSTFNMKGRKGTKKSFLTHSLSKIIIDSIMITHPYATESAVMHLMANVLKYAPDRRGGGGRPPRQSPQVPHTQRQQHIQQHINIKQEQDY, encoded by the exons ATGACCAAATTAcagtttctaaatgtatttttgacCGAACGGTTGATGTTAGCCGCCCAAGAGATATATAAGCAAGTGGAAGAGACAATATTAGAATACCAGGAAGAAATAatccagggaaagagagagaatgatcaaTTGAGACGCAAGTTTGGGATTCCATGGCCAG ACCGAGAGCCCTTTGCTCCTGTAGAAtctgaggaggagggaggcatTGGGCAAAAGCAGGAACCAGAGCCAAGGCAGACTATGGAGAAACAGGAGGGAAGGACCAGGAATGAGGAAAATCAGTTTAGAGGACCGGACTCTCAGTCTAGATTCACTCCTTCCAATGGAAACGATGACTATGATCAGAACCCACCTCAACACACCTCACTCAGTCAGTTCCAAACTCACAccggggagagtagagagggaggctctCTGTCCAGCTCATCAACATCCAAACCAATCAAAACAGAGACTGAAGGACTGGGTGTTTGTCCATTTGATCCGTCAAGTGACCCCAATACATTCTCTTCGTCAGTGAACCTTGACCTTTCAGCAGCACAGAGTGAGAACAGT GACTATGAAAACACGGATGACTTCTGGTGCTGTGCGGTGTGGAGGGAAGgccaggaggaggtggagggtgtGGTTCCCAGTACCTGGGTGGTGGGCAGGAAGGTCCTGTGGCCTCCAGCCAATGGGAGGAAAGCTCTGAAAGAGAGACACAAGCCAGGAGCCAATTGGACGACGTATGACCTTGTTAAGGTCAAACTATTCTCAG AATCTCTGGAAGAGTGTGAAGGCTACAGTAGGTCCAGTGATGAGCTCACTGACAACGGAGATAGTGAGCCCAAcgcgcagaagaagaagaggaggaggaggaagaggaggacgggTGAGGGGCACGTTACCG GCACTGATCAGATACCTCAAGGAGGACCCAGTGGAGATGGAAGGATACACACAG GATCATCAAACTCTCCTCCGCTGAAGAGGAGAGTGATGACGAAATCTGGAACCCTGGAGGAGAGTTCTGGAGCTCTAGAAGCAGAACCTCAGCTGGATCCGTCTGAGCTCAGAGG CCTTGACGACGCACTCAACAAGGAGAGCTACCTCATAGAGGGACCACACTCTTCTGACGCAT GGGATGCTGTTTTTCCAACCTCTCAGTCCAGAGAGGGAACATTCCTAAG TGGACAGGATATGATGGGAAACCTGCTGAATTCAACCCAAAGTTTTCCTCTTCCAAATGACC AGTTCCAGGAGCAGGTCCTGGGTCTGCTGGTGGACATCAGACAGTCAGTGTGGGATCTAGGAGGAAGGGTGGGAGTTCTAGAACACTGGGGTGGTTCTAGGGGTTCTGGAACAGATTTCCATTTTGACGTGTGCAGAACCTACGAGGACATGGCCAACCTGGAGAAAGTTCTAGAGCCTCCTGAGGTAGCTGCCCAGATG AAACAGTTCCTGAGCAGGATTGGTGGGAACACCTTGAGGGAAAATGTCACCAGGGTGATGGAGAG GCTGATGACCAATGAACTGATGAGTACCTTCAACATGAAAGGAAGGAAAGGAACCAAGAAGAGTTTTCTCACACACTCCCTTAGCAAAATCATTATTG ACAGCATCATGATCACCCACCCGTACGCCACAGAGTCTGCTGTGATGCACCTGATGGCCAACGTACTGAAGTATGCCCCAGACCGACGCGGAGGAGGAGGCAGACCCCCCAGACAGTCACCCCAGGTCCCCCATACCCAGAGACAGCAACACATCCAGCAACACATCAACATCAAACAGGAGCAAGACTATTAA